In Musa acuminata AAA Group cultivar baxijiao chromosome BXJ3-11, Cavendish_Baxijiao_AAA, whole genome shotgun sequence, one DNA window encodes the following:
- the LOC103970224 gene encoding ABC transporter C family member 5 isoform X1: MGSFSLSSFGDLPFPEQVAAATHASLLLFFLFFASARRVFACAIRRIPAPKDDVQSPHPVRGDSGCDRFVIVGYWFKITAFCCFFVFFLQAAVLGYETVTFLTRDAESRDYTLLYLPAVQGLAWLVLGSSVFHCKLKALAKFPFLIRLWWFISFIFCLYIGYLDTKGLITNLISLNSHILANYASSPALAFLLVASVRGVTSVELYRAHGDLREPLLAGEEEAGCLRVTPYSEAGLFSIATLSWLDSLLLLGAKRPLEIRDVPLLATKERSKTCYKILNSNWERLKAEYHENQPSLALAIFRSFWKEAAFNAIFAGLFTAVSYVGPYLISYFVDYLSGNIAFPHEGYILASIFFTAKLIETLTTRQWYLGVDILGMHVRSALTAMVYRKGLRLSSTSRQSHTSGEIVNYMAVDVQRIGDYSWYLHDIWMLPLQIILALAILYKNVGIASVATLVATIVSIIVTIPLAKIQEEYQDNLMAAKDDRMRKTSECLRNMRILKLEAWEDRYRLKLEEMRNVEFKWLRKALYAQSVITFIFWGSPIFVSVVTFATSILLGGHLTAGGVLSALATFRILQEPLRNFPDLISMIAQTKVSLDRISGFLQEEELQEDATIVVPRGLTNNAIEIKDGEFCWDPSSATPTLSGIQLKVEKGMRIAVCGIVGSGKSSFLSCILGEIPKTSGEVRISGSAAYVPQSAWIQSGNIEENILFGSPMDKPKYKRVLHACCLKKDLELLLHGDQTIIGDRGINLSGGQKQRVQLARALYQDADIYLLDDPFSALDAHTGSELFKEYILSALASKTVIYVTHQVEFLPAAGKILVLKDGRIIQAGRYEELLQAGTDFNALVSAHHEAIETMDILEDSSEPNRKRLTSSPSNIDQMKSEAPEDELPSERKAIKEKKKVKRMRKKQLAQEEERERGRVSLKVYLSYMAAAYRGTLIPLIVLAQIMFQVLQIAGNWWMAWANPQTRGDKPKTNSVVLLVVYMSLAFGSSLFVFIRSVLVATFGLAAAQKLFLRMLKTVFRAPMSFFDSTPAGRILNRVSVDQSVVDLDIPFRLGGFASTTIQLLGIVGVMTKVTWQVLFLFVPMAIACLWMQKYYMASSRELVRIVSIQKSPVIHLFGESIAGAATIRGFRQEKRFMKRNLYLLDCFARPFFCSIAAIEWLCLRMELLSTFVFAFCMALLVSFPHGSIDPSMAGLAVTYGLNLNARLSRWILSFCKLENKIISIERIRQYCQIPSEAPPVVKDCRPTSSWPETGKLELIDLKVRYKDTLPMVLHGITCAFPGGKKIGIVGRTGSGKSTLIQALFRLIEPAEGKIIIDNIDISTIGLHDLRSRLSIIPQDPTLFEGTIRVNLDPLEEHSDDEIWQALEKCQLGEVIRSKPQKLDAPVLESGDNWSVGQRQLVSLGRALLKQARILVLDEATASVDTATDNLIQKIIRREFEDCTVCTIAHRIPTVIDSDLVLVLSDGRITEFDSPHRLLEDKSSMFLRLVSEYSTRSSSMSDA; this comes from the exons ATGGGTTCGTTTTCCCTCAGCTCGTTCGGCGACCTCCCTTTTCCGGAGCAGGTCGCGGCGGCCACCCATGCATCGCTGCtgctcttcttcttgttctttgcctCTGCACGGCGAGTTTTCGCCTGCGCCATCCGCCGCATCCCGGCTCCCAAGGATGACGTCCAGAGCCCTCATCCCGTTCGTGGCGATTCTGGTTGCGATCGGTTTGTGATAGTCGGTTATTGGTTCAAGATCACAGCTTTCTGCTGCTTCTTCGTTTTCTTCCTTCAAGCGGCGGTCTTGGGGTATGAAACCGTGACCTTCCTTACAAGAGACGCTGAATCAAGGGATTACACTCTTCTCTACCTGCCTGCCGTGCAAGGATTGGCGTGGCTCGTCTTGGGTTCATCGGTATTCCACTGTAAATTGAAGGCATTGGCCAAGTTTCCATTCTTGATTAGGTTATGGTGGTTTATTTCATTCATCTTCTGTCTTTACATTGGTTACCTTGATACCAAAGGATTGATAACGAATTTGATTAGCCTAAATTCACACATACTAGCAAATTATGCCTCGTCACCTGCCCTTGCCTTCCTTCTCGTTGCCTCAGTTCGGGGTGTCACATCTGTAGAACTTTATAGGGCCCATGGAGACCTCAGGGAACCATTGCTTGCCGGAGAAGAAGAAGCGGGCTGTCTTAGAGTCACACCTTACAGTGAGGCAGGTCTTTTCAGCATTGCAACTTTGTCCTGGCTTGACTCACTCTTGCTGCTGGGTGCAAAAAGGCCATTAGAGATACGGGATGTACCTTTGCTAGCCACAAAAGAACGATCAAAGACTTGTTACAAGATACTGAATTCAAATTGGGAGAGGTTGAAAGCTGAGTACCATGAGAACCAGCCATCATTGGCATTGGCCATTTTTCGGTCATTCTGGAAAGAAGCTGCTTTCAATGCTATATTTGCTGGATTGTTCACTGCAGTTTCTTATGTTGGTCCATATCTGATAAGCTATTTTGTTGATTATTTGAGTGGCAACATAGCATTTCCTCATGAGGGTTACATTTTGGCCTCGATATTTTTTACTGCTAAGTTGATAGAGACTCTTACCACCCGACAGTGGTACCTAGGAGTAGATATATTGGGCATGCATGTTAGATCAGCCTTGACAGCAATGGTGTACAGAAAAGGGcttaggttatcaagcacatcccGACAGAGCCATACAAGCGGTGAGATAGTAAACTACATGGCAGTTGATGTGCAGAGAATAGGTGATTATTCATGGTACCTCCATGATATATGGATGCTTCCACTACAAATCATTCTTGCTTTGGCAATCTTGTACAAAAATGTGGGCATTGCATCGGTTGCAACACTGGTGGCTACCATTGTCTCCATTATCGTTACAATTCCTCTCGCCAAGATACAAGAGGAGTATCAGGATAATTTAATGGCTGCCAAGGATGACAGAATGAGGAAGACCTCTGAATGTTTGAGGAACATGAGAATCCTAAAGCTGGAGGCTTGGGAAGACAGGTACCGCTTGAAATTAGAGGAGATGAGGAATGTGGAGTTCAAGTGGCTCCGAAAAGCCTTATATGCACAATCTGTTATAACCTTCATTTTCTGGGGGTCTCCTATATTTGTCTCAGTTGTAACCTTTGCTACTTCTATATTGTTGGGTGGTCATCTTACAGCAGGTGGTGTACTTTCAGCTTTAGCTACTTTTAGAATTCTtcaggagcctcttaggaattttCCAGATTTGATTTCCATGATTGCTCAGACAAAGGTTTCTCTGGACCGGATATCTGGGTTCTTACAAGAGGAAGAGCTACAAGAAGATGCCACCATAGTAGTTCCTCGGGGCCTTACGAACAATGCTATTGAAATCAAGGATGGAGAATTTTGTTGGGACCCCTCATCTGCAACACCAACACTCTCTGGGATACAACTGAAAGTTGAAAAAGGCATGCGAATTGCAGTTTGTGGCATAGTTGGTTCTGGCAAGTCAAGTTTCCTGTCTTGTATTCTGGGTGAGATACCAAAAACTTCCGGAGAA GTTCGGATAAGTGGCTCTGCAGCTTATGTCCCTCAGTCTGCTTGGATACAATCTGGAAAtatagaggaaaacattcttttcGGTAGCCCAATGGATAAGCCAAAATACAAAAGAGTTCTTCATGCTTGTTGTCTGAAAAAGGATTTGGAATTGTTATTGCATGGAGATCAAACCATCATTGGTGATAGAGGTATTAACCTGAGTGGTGGCCAGAAACAAAGAGTGCAGCTTGCTAGAGCACTTTATCAAGATGCAGACATTTATTTACTTGATGATCCTTTCAGTGCACTTGATGCTCACACAGGAAGTGAGCTGTTTAAG GAATACATACTAAGTGCATTAGCTAGCAAGACTGTAATCTATGTTACTCATCAAGTGGAGTTTCTACCAGCTGCTGGCAAGATACTG GTCCTGAAAGATGGTCGGATAATCCAGGCTGGAAGATATGAAGAGCTTTTGCAGGCTGGAACTGACTTTAATGCTTTAGTTTCAGCTCACCATGAAGCAATTGAAACAATGGATATTTTAGAAGATTCAAGTGAACCCAATAGGAAAAGGTTAACATCAAGTCCAAGCAATATTGATCAAATGAAAAGTGAAGCACCGGAAGATGAACTGCCATCTGAGAGAAAAgcaataaaagagaaaaagaaagtgaAACGTATGAGAAAGAAACAGCTGGCTCAAGAAGAGGAACGTGAAAGAGGAAGAGTTAGCTTAAAAGTATACTTATCATATATGGCTGCGGCATATAGAGGAACATTAATACCATTAATTGTCCTTGCTCAGATTATGTTTCAGGTGCTCCAAATAGCAGGCAACTGGTGGATGGCATGGGCAAATCCTCAAACTAGAGGCGACAAACCAAAGACAAACAGTGTGGTTCTTTTAGTTGTCTATATGAGCCTTGCTTTTGGGAGTTCGCTGTTTGTTTTTATAAGATCTGTTCTTGTAGCTACATTTGGCCTAGCAGCTGCACAGAAGTTGTTTCTAAGGATGCTTAAAACTGTCTTTCGAGCACCAATGTCATTTTTTGATTCTACTCCAGCTGGGCGGATCCTGAATCGA GTCTCTGTGGATCAAAGTGTTGTGGATCTTGATATACCTTTCAGACTTGGTGGTTTTGCTTCAACAACGATACAACTTCTTGGTATAGTTGGTGTAATGACTAAAGTTACTTGGCAAGTTCTGTTTCTGTTTGTCCCCATGGCGATTGCTTGCTTATGGATGCAG AAATATTACATGGCTTCATCGAGGGAGCTAGTCCGGATCGTTAGCATCCAAAAATCCCCGGTAATCCATCTTTTTGGGGAGTCAATTGCAGGAGCTGCTACTATTAGAGGCTTCCGTCAAGAAAAACGTTTTATGAAGAGGAACCTATACTTGCTTGATTGCTTTGCTCGTCCATTCTTCTGCAGTATTGCAGCAATTGAATGGCTTTGCTTGCGGATGGAATTGCTCTCAACTTTTGTATTCGCTTTCTGCATGGCTCTCCTTGTTAGCTTCCCACATGGATCTATCGATCCCA GTATGGCAGGTCTAGCTGTAACATATGGCTTAAATCTTAATGCCCGTTTGTCACGGTGGATATTGAGCTTTTGTAAACtcgaaaataaaattatttctatTGAACGCATACGTCAGTATTGCCAAATCCCAAGCGAAGCACCACCTGTTGTCAAGGATTGTCGCCCTACATCTTCATGGCCAGAGACTGGAAAACTTGAACTGATTGATCTCAAG GTGCGTTATAAAGACACCTTACCTATGGTCCTTCATGGTATAACCTGTGCATTTCCTGGCGGGAAAAAGATTGGAATTGTTGGGCGCACTGGAAGTGGTAAATCTACCCTGATACAGGCACTGTTCCGTTTAATTGAACCTGCAGAAGGCAAAATCATCATTGACAACATAGACATTTCTACCATTGGCCTCCATGATCTTCGTTCTCGACTTAGCATCATTCCTCAAGATCCCACTTTGTTTGAGGGTACAATCAGGGTTAATCTTGATCCCCTTGAAGAGCATTCTGATGATGAAATCTGGCAG GCACTTGAAAAATGTCAGCTTGGAGAGGTGATCCGGTCTAAGCCACAAAAGCTAGATGCTCCAG TTCTGGAGAGTGGAGACAACTGGAGTGTTGGACAACGCCAACTTGTTTCGTTGGGCAGGGCTTTGCTGAAGCAGGCTCGAATATTGGTGCTTGATGAGGCAACAGCCTCGGTTGACACAGCTACAGATAACCTTATTCAGAAGATTATCCGAAGAGAATTTGAGGATTGTACAGTCTGCACCATCGCACACCGTATCCCTACTGTTATTGACAGTGACCTGGTTTTGGTGCTTAGCGATG GTAGAATCACCGAATTTGATAGTCCACACCGGTTGTTGGAAGACAAGTCTTCGATGTTTCTCAGGCTAGTTTCCGAGTACTCTACAAGATCTAGCAGTATGTCAGATGCTTGA
- the LOC103970224 gene encoding ABC transporter C family member 5 isoform X2, giving the protein MGSFSLSSFGDLPFPEQVAAATHASLLLFFLFFASARRVFACAIRRIPAPKDDVQSPHPVRGDSGCDRFVIVGYWFKITAFCCFFVFFLQAAVLGYETVTFLTRDAESRDYTLLYLPAVQGLAWLVLGSSVFHCKLKALAKFPFLIRLWWFISFIFCLYIGYLDTKGLITNLISLNSHILANYASSPALAFLLVASVRGVTSVELYRAHGDLREPLLAGEEEAGCLRVTPYSEAGLFSIATLSWLDSLLLLGAKRPLEIRDVPLLATKERSKTCYKILNSNWERLKAEYHENQPSLALAIFRSFWKEAAFNAIFAGLFTAVSYVGPYLISYFVDYLSGNIAFPHEGYILASIFFTAKLIETLTTRQWYLGVDILGMHVRSALTAMVYRKGLRLSSTSRQSHTSGEIVNYMAVDVQRIGDYSWYLHDIWMLPLQIILALAILYKNVGIASVATLVATIVSIIVTIPLAKIQEEYQDNLMAAKDDRMRKTSECLRNMRILKLEAWEDRYRLKLEEMRNVEFKWLRKALYAQSVITFIFWGSPIFVSVVTFATSILLGGHLTAGGVLSALATFRILQEPLRNFPDLISMIAQTKVSLDRISGFLQEEELQEDATIVVPRGLTNNAIEIKDGEFCWDPSSATPTLSGIQLKVEKGMRIAVCGIVGSGKSSFLSCILGEIPKTSGEVRISGSAAYVPQSAWIQSGNIEENILFGSPMDKPKYKRVLHACCLKKDLELLLHGDQTIIGDRGINLSGGQKQRVQLARALYQDADIYLLDDPFSALDAHTGSELFKEYILSALASKTVIYVTHQVEFLPAAGKILVLKDGRIIQAGRYEELLQAGTDFNALVSAHHEAIETMDILEDSSEPNRKRLTSSPSNIDQMKSEAPEDELPSERKAIKEKKKVKRMRKKQLAQEEERERGRVSLKVYLSYMAAAYRGTLIPLIVLAQIMFQVLQIAGNWWMAWANPQTRGDKPKTNSVVLLVVYMSLAFGSSLFVFIRSVLVATFGLAAAQKLFLRMLKTVFRAPMSFFDSTPAGRILNRVSVDQSVVDLDIPFRLGGFASTTIQLLGIVGVMTKVTWQVLFLFVPMAIACLWMQKYYMASSRELVRIVSIQKSPVIHLFGESIAGAATIRGFRQEKRFMKRNLYLLDCFARPFFCSIAAIEWLCLRMELLSTFVFAFCMALLVSFPHGSIDPSMAGLAVTYGLNLNARLSRWILSFCKLENKIISIERIRQYCQIPSEAPPVVKDCRPTSSWPETGKLELIDLKVVGALQPSLQLEEYLMKGYSSCIILDLVHKCYNLKQIHYGHI; this is encoded by the exons ATGGGTTCGTTTTCCCTCAGCTCGTTCGGCGACCTCCCTTTTCCGGAGCAGGTCGCGGCGGCCACCCATGCATCGCTGCtgctcttcttcttgttctttgcctCTGCACGGCGAGTTTTCGCCTGCGCCATCCGCCGCATCCCGGCTCCCAAGGATGACGTCCAGAGCCCTCATCCCGTTCGTGGCGATTCTGGTTGCGATCGGTTTGTGATAGTCGGTTATTGGTTCAAGATCACAGCTTTCTGCTGCTTCTTCGTTTTCTTCCTTCAAGCGGCGGTCTTGGGGTATGAAACCGTGACCTTCCTTACAAGAGACGCTGAATCAAGGGATTACACTCTTCTCTACCTGCCTGCCGTGCAAGGATTGGCGTGGCTCGTCTTGGGTTCATCGGTATTCCACTGTAAATTGAAGGCATTGGCCAAGTTTCCATTCTTGATTAGGTTATGGTGGTTTATTTCATTCATCTTCTGTCTTTACATTGGTTACCTTGATACCAAAGGATTGATAACGAATTTGATTAGCCTAAATTCACACATACTAGCAAATTATGCCTCGTCACCTGCCCTTGCCTTCCTTCTCGTTGCCTCAGTTCGGGGTGTCACATCTGTAGAACTTTATAGGGCCCATGGAGACCTCAGGGAACCATTGCTTGCCGGAGAAGAAGAAGCGGGCTGTCTTAGAGTCACACCTTACAGTGAGGCAGGTCTTTTCAGCATTGCAACTTTGTCCTGGCTTGACTCACTCTTGCTGCTGGGTGCAAAAAGGCCATTAGAGATACGGGATGTACCTTTGCTAGCCACAAAAGAACGATCAAAGACTTGTTACAAGATACTGAATTCAAATTGGGAGAGGTTGAAAGCTGAGTACCATGAGAACCAGCCATCATTGGCATTGGCCATTTTTCGGTCATTCTGGAAAGAAGCTGCTTTCAATGCTATATTTGCTGGATTGTTCACTGCAGTTTCTTATGTTGGTCCATATCTGATAAGCTATTTTGTTGATTATTTGAGTGGCAACATAGCATTTCCTCATGAGGGTTACATTTTGGCCTCGATATTTTTTACTGCTAAGTTGATAGAGACTCTTACCACCCGACAGTGGTACCTAGGAGTAGATATATTGGGCATGCATGTTAGATCAGCCTTGACAGCAATGGTGTACAGAAAAGGGcttaggttatcaagcacatcccGACAGAGCCATACAAGCGGTGAGATAGTAAACTACATGGCAGTTGATGTGCAGAGAATAGGTGATTATTCATGGTACCTCCATGATATATGGATGCTTCCACTACAAATCATTCTTGCTTTGGCAATCTTGTACAAAAATGTGGGCATTGCATCGGTTGCAACACTGGTGGCTACCATTGTCTCCATTATCGTTACAATTCCTCTCGCCAAGATACAAGAGGAGTATCAGGATAATTTAATGGCTGCCAAGGATGACAGAATGAGGAAGACCTCTGAATGTTTGAGGAACATGAGAATCCTAAAGCTGGAGGCTTGGGAAGACAGGTACCGCTTGAAATTAGAGGAGATGAGGAATGTGGAGTTCAAGTGGCTCCGAAAAGCCTTATATGCACAATCTGTTATAACCTTCATTTTCTGGGGGTCTCCTATATTTGTCTCAGTTGTAACCTTTGCTACTTCTATATTGTTGGGTGGTCATCTTACAGCAGGTGGTGTACTTTCAGCTTTAGCTACTTTTAGAATTCTtcaggagcctcttaggaattttCCAGATTTGATTTCCATGATTGCTCAGACAAAGGTTTCTCTGGACCGGATATCTGGGTTCTTACAAGAGGAAGAGCTACAAGAAGATGCCACCATAGTAGTTCCTCGGGGCCTTACGAACAATGCTATTGAAATCAAGGATGGAGAATTTTGTTGGGACCCCTCATCTGCAACACCAACACTCTCTGGGATACAACTGAAAGTTGAAAAAGGCATGCGAATTGCAGTTTGTGGCATAGTTGGTTCTGGCAAGTCAAGTTTCCTGTCTTGTATTCTGGGTGAGATACCAAAAACTTCCGGAGAA GTTCGGATAAGTGGCTCTGCAGCTTATGTCCCTCAGTCTGCTTGGATACAATCTGGAAAtatagaggaaaacattcttttcGGTAGCCCAATGGATAAGCCAAAATACAAAAGAGTTCTTCATGCTTGTTGTCTGAAAAAGGATTTGGAATTGTTATTGCATGGAGATCAAACCATCATTGGTGATAGAGGTATTAACCTGAGTGGTGGCCAGAAACAAAGAGTGCAGCTTGCTAGAGCACTTTATCAAGATGCAGACATTTATTTACTTGATGATCCTTTCAGTGCACTTGATGCTCACACAGGAAGTGAGCTGTTTAAG GAATACATACTAAGTGCATTAGCTAGCAAGACTGTAATCTATGTTACTCATCAAGTGGAGTTTCTACCAGCTGCTGGCAAGATACTG GTCCTGAAAGATGGTCGGATAATCCAGGCTGGAAGATATGAAGAGCTTTTGCAGGCTGGAACTGACTTTAATGCTTTAGTTTCAGCTCACCATGAAGCAATTGAAACAATGGATATTTTAGAAGATTCAAGTGAACCCAATAGGAAAAGGTTAACATCAAGTCCAAGCAATATTGATCAAATGAAAAGTGAAGCACCGGAAGATGAACTGCCATCTGAGAGAAAAgcaataaaagagaaaaagaaagtgaAACGTATGAGAAAGAAACAGCTGGCTCAAGAAGAGGAACGTGAAAGAGGAAGAGTTAGCTTAAAAGTATACTTATCATATATGGCTGCGGCATATAGAGGAACATTAATACCATTAATTGTCCTTGCTCAGATTATGTTTCAGGTGCTCCAAATAGCAGGCAACTGGTGGATGGCATGGGCAAATCCTCAAACTAGAGGCGACAAACCAAAGACAAACAGTGTGGTTCTTTTAGTTGTCTATATGAGCCTTGCTTTTGGGAGTTCGCTGTTTGTTTTTATAAGATCTGTTCTTGTAGCTACATTTGGCCTAGCAGCTGCACAGAAGTTGTTTCTAAGGATGCTTAAAACTGTCTTTCGAGCACCAATGTCATTTTTTGATTCTACTCCAGCTGGGCGGATCCTGAATCGA GTCTCTGTGGATCAAAGTGTTGTGGATCTTGATATACCTTTCAGACTTGGTGGTTTTGCTTCAACAACGATACAACTTCTTGGTATAGTTGGTGTAATGACTAAAGTTACTTGGCAAGTTCTGTTTCTGTTTGTCCCCATGGCGATTGCTTGCTTATGGATGCAG AAATATTACATGGCTTCATCGAGGGAGCTAGTCCGGATCGTTAGCATCCAAAAATCCCCGGTAATCCATCTTTTTGGGGAGTCAATTGCAGGAGCTGCTACTATTAGAGGCTTCCGTCAAGAAAAACGTTTTATGAAGAGGAACCTATACTTGCTTGATTGCTTTGCTCGTCCATTCTTCTGCAGTATTGCAGCAATTGAATGGCTTTGCTTGCGGATGGAATTGCTCTCAACTTTTGTATTCGCTTTCTGCATGGCTCTCCTTGTTAGCTTCCCACATGGATCTATCGATCCCA GTATGGCAGGTCTAGCTGTAACATATGGCTTAAATCTTAATGCCCGTTTGTCACGGTGGATATTGAGCTTTTGTAAACtcgaaaataaaattatttctatTGAACGCATACGTCAGTATTGCCAAATCCCAAGCGAAGCACCACCTGTTGTCAAGGATTGTCGCCCTACATCTTCATGGCCAGAGACTGGAAAACTTGAACTGATTGATCTCAAG GTTGTTGGTGCTCTTCAGCCTTCCTTGCAGTTGGAAGAATATCTTATGAAGGGTTACTCAAGTTGTATCATTTTGGATCTCGTTCATAAGTGCTATAACTTAAAGCAAATTCATTATGGCCACATCTGA